A section of the Spirosoma pollinicola genome encodes:
- a CDS encoding ABC transporter ATP-binding protein, whose amino-acid sequence MKVYRRLMAYARPYGKFIFPFFFFTIISVFFNIFQFALIIPLLNFLFDPINTADAARYASMPEFQLTGTYFKTIFYHFIYQFKTTNPIYALYFLAGMIVVAVIMTNLFRFLAQRCLLGARTLLVKRLREALFAKINHLHLGYFTKEHKGDLLSRLNGDVYAIESVAASSIEVVFKEPYMLIGYFVALFLISAKLMLFTLVIIPISAVGIAAVTKRLKKEAKDVQSSMGRMLTLMDETLMGMRIIRSFNATPFVLQRFSVENDFYRKASLEGFKRREMAPAFSEASGVFIVACILVYGGSLVLNSESNLQASSFIAFIAIFSQVIRPAKAMVVAITTIQQGQAAGERVIELLDKPVEIEDKPNAIPLERFQRDVVFENVSFRYGDKPVLKNINFQMKKGRKIALVGPSGVGKSTIADLIPRFYEPTHGRVLIDGVDVSDYTMESLRKQMSFVTQEIILFNDSIFNNIALGQPDARLEDVMAAAKVANAHAFIMDTEQGYNTNIGDRGIRLSGGQRQRLSIARAVFKKPSILILDEATSALDVDSEKSVQEALNNLMEGRTTLVIAHRLSTIKEADEILIMEGGEIVERGSHYDLLNRTGSIYKRLNSMHENLQ is encoded by the coding sequence ATGAAGGTATATAGACGGCTCATGGCGTATGCCAGGCCTTATGGAAAATTCATCTTCCCTTTCTTTTTCTTTACGATCATCAGTGTGTTTTTCAACATTTTTCAGTTTGCGTTGATTATTCCACTGCTCAACTTTCTGTTTGATCCAATCAACACTGCCGACGCGGCCAGGTATGCGTCGATGCCGGAATTTCAGCTAACAGGGACTTACTTCAAGACTATTTTTTACCATTTCATTTATCAGTTCAAAACAACAAATCCGATCTATGCGCTTTATTTCCTGGCGGGAATGATCGTGGTGGCCGTGATCATGACCAATTTATTCCGGTTTCTGGCACAGCGGTGCTTATTGGGAGCCAGAACACTGCTGGTCAAACGATTACGAGAGGCTTTGTTTGCCAAAATCAACCATCTGCACCTGGGTTACTTCACCAAGGAACACAAGGGGGATCTGCTTTCCCGGCTCAACGGCGACGTGTACGCTATTGAAAGCGTGGCGGCCAGTTCGATCGAGGTTGTCTTTAAAGAGCCCTACATGCTGATCGGTTATTTTGTGGCGCTCTTCCTGATATCGGCCAAACTGATGCTCTTCACGCTCGTCATCATCCCTATTTCGGCCGTAGGCATTGCGGCTGTCACCAAGCGGCTTAAGAAGGAAGCCAAGGATGTACAGTCGTCAATGGGGCGGATGCTTACACTCATGGACGAAACGCTGATGGGTATGCGGATCATTCGCTCGTTTAATGCGACTCCGTTTGTGTTGCAGCGGTTCAGCGTCGAAAACGACTTTTACCGTAAAGCCAGTCTGGAAGGTTTCAAACGACGGGAAATGGCTCCTGCTTTTTCCGAAGCATCAGGCGTCTTCATTGTTGCCTGTATCCTGGTGTACGGAGGTAGTCTGGTGCTCAACAGCGAAAGCAATTTACAGGCCAGTTCATTTATCGCGTTCATTGCTATTTTCTCCCAGGTGATTCGGCCCGCCAAGGCTATGGTAGTGGCCATCACCACTATTCAACAGGGACAGGCCGCTGGCGAGCGCGTTATCGAACTGCTGGACAAACCGGTCGAGATTGAAGACAAACCAAACGCCATACCCTTGGAACGGTTTCAGCGAGATGTTGTCTTCGAGAACGTCAGTTTCCGCTACGGCGACAAACCTGTGCTGAAAAACATTAATTTCCAGATGAAAAAAGGGCGAAAAATAGCGCTGGTTGGCCCTTCGGGCGTTGGCAAATCGACCATTGCCGATCTGATTCCCCGTTTTTACGAACCCACCCACGGCCGCGTCCTCATCGACGGCGTCGACGTGAGCGACTACACGATGGAGTCGTTACGGAAACAGATGAGTTTTGTGACGCAGGAAATCATTCTTTTCAACGACAGCATCTTCAATAACATCGCCCTCGGCCAGCCGGACGCCCGACTGGAAGACGTTATGGCTGCGGCTAAGGTCGCCAACGCCCACGCGTTTATTATGGACACCGAACAGGGGTATAACACGAACATTGGCGATCGGGGTATCCGTTTGAGTGGCGGGCAGCGCCAGCGATTGAGTATTGCCAGGGCGGTGTTCAAAAAACCATCCATTCTCATCCTGGATGAAGCAACCTCTGCACTGGATGTCGATTCCGAGAAATCGGTTCAGGAAGCACTGAACAATTTAATGGAAGGCCGGACGACACTGGTTATCGCACACCGTCTGAGTACCATCAAAGAAGCCGACGAGATTCTGATTATGGAAGGTGGGGAGATTGTGGAGCGCGGTAGCCACTATGATCTGCTCAACCGTACTGGCAGCATCTATAAACGACTAAACAGTATGCACGAGAATCTTCAGTAG